The following are from one region of the Arthrobacter sp. KBS0703 genome:
- a CDS encoding TetR/AcrR family transcriptional regulator, giving the protein MGTNAVNTGEQMDRQSRILEAALDLLSRHGISGVSMRAVAREAGVALGLVNYYYDDKTTLIRAALRRVDEHDLLLVAPDPSSTPEEQLRQALRRVAAADLLTTRYLSLRLHLWALAQADEGYAQINAEAFDRYLDGLAALVSNAQPDLSWEACRDRAADIVVIQNGMWLTALLGVDEAAIQRSIARTEQIAFAPFQE; this is encoded by the coding sequence ATGGGGACGAATGCCGTGAACACTGGCGAACAGATGGACAGGCAGTCGCGCATTCTCGAGGCGGCGCTGGATCTGCTGTCCCGCCATGGCATTTCGGGTGTGAGCATGCGGGCCGTGGCCCGCGAAGCCGGCGTCGCGCTCGGCCTGGTGAACTACTACTACGACGACAAGACGACCCTGATACGGGCAGCCCTGCGCCGGGTCGACGAGCATGACCTTCTTCTGGTGGCGCCCGACCCGTCGTCCACTCCGGAGGAACAACTGCGCCAGGCCCTGCGGCGAGTGGCAGCCGCCGATCTGCTGACCACCCGCTACCTGTCCCTGCGCCTGCACCTTTGGGCCCTCGCCCAAGCGGACGAGGGCTATGCACAGATCAACGCCGAGGCCTTCGACCGCTATCTCGACGGCCTCGCTGCGCTGGTTTCCAACGCCCAACCCGATCTTTCCTGGGAGGCTTGCAGGGACCGGGCGGCTGACATTGTCGTCATCCAAAACGGCATGTGGCTGACGGCGCTTCTCGGCGTTGATGAGGCCGCCATCCAGAGAAGCATTGCCCGCACGGAGCAAATCGCCTTCGCGCCGTTTCAGGAGTAA
- a CDS encoding NADP-dependent oxidoreductase, producing MKAFVIDHYKGPLRQAEVPEPAVGARDVLVEVKAAGVNQLDEKIRLGEFRQILPYRMPLILGHDLAGVVIAVGAGVRKFRPGDGVYARPAKDRVGTFAERISVHEDDLALKPASISMREAGSLPLVALTAWQALVERGNVNPGQKVLIHAGAGGVGSIAIQLAKHLGAFVATTASASNADWVRELGADLVIDYRSQDFEDVLHGYDLVLDSVGGENLERSLRVLRPGGRVIGIAGPPDPRFAKEIGASAPLRLAMTVLSSRIRRQARRRNVSYEFLFMRADGGQLQEISSLVDAGAIRPVVGQVFPVDQTRQAVSAAGAGGGRGKVVVDNELPTILAKGEESS from the coding sequence GTGAAGGCGTTCGTCATCGACCACTACAAGGGTCCGCTGCGCCAGGCCGAGGTGCCCGAACCGGCCGTAGGAGCCCGTGACGTGCTGGTGGAGGTCAAGGCCGCGGGCGTCAACCAGCTCGATGAGAAGATCCGTCTGGGCGAGTTCCGGCAAATTTTGCCTTACCGGATGCCGCTGATCCTCGGCCACGACCTGGCCGGCGTTGTCATCGCCGTTGGCGCAGGGGTTCGAAAGTTCCGGCCCGGGGATGGGGTGTATGCCCGTCCGGCCAAGGACCGGGTTGGGACGTTTGCCGAGCGCATCTCGGTGCACGAAGACGACCTGGCTCTCAAGCCCGCGTCGATCAGCATGCGGGAGGCCGGCTCGTTGCCGCTGGTCGCCCTGACCGCGTGGCAAGCGCTCGTGGAACGCGGCAACGTCAATCCCGGGCAGAAGGTCCTGATCCACGCGGGCGCCGGAGGGGTGGGCTCGATCGCGATCCAGCTGGCGAAGCACCTCGGCGCCTTCGTCGCCACCACGGCCAGCGCATCGAACGCGGACTGGGTTCGTGAACTGGGCGCGGATCTCGTCATCGATTACCGGAGCCAGGACTTCGAGGACGTCCTGCACGGCTATGACCTCGTGTTGGACAGCGTCGGCGGCGAGAACCTGGAGAGGTCCCTCCGAGTCCTCAGGCCCGGAGGCAGGGTGATCGGCATCGCAGGTCCGCCGGACCCGCGGTTTGCCAAGGAAATCGGCGCGAGTGCACCCCTGCGGCTGGCCATGACCGTGCTGAGCAGCCGCATTCGCCGCCAAGCCCGCCGTCGGAACGTGAGCTACGAGTTTCTGTTCATGCGGGCGGACGGCGGCCAGCTGCAGGAGATCTCGTCCCTGGTGGATGCCGGCGCTATCCGCCCGGTGGTCGGTCAGGTCTTCCCGGTCGACCAGACACGCCAGGCGGTATCCGCCGCGGGAGCCGGCGGCGGCCGCGGAAAAGTCGTCGTCGACAACGAACTACCAACCATCCTGGCGAAGGGCGAGGAATCATCATGA
- a CDS encoding NYN domain-containing protein → MTEPQQQSRRPGIRAAMFVDFDNVYTGLMALDPAAAKRFAEDPKHWTEALADGGAGEESRRFLIRNCYLNPVIYSKYRPYWTRAGFRVIDCPSLTQRGKSSTDINLVLDAVDALSGAAHVEEFFIASADADFTSLVQRFRAADRMTTVIAAGAVAFAYREMADSVVESHDFVAILNGTSAGMPRMVASAGPGAPPRTAPGVPRAATTAADEVRSLVQAAPGPVTGAVAAHRALTADPSLKTDWGGFGKFGAWIAQIGQGVQYSSTPSPGWVWDAKRFSPELSSLAPAARPAIEEQVTRVTDVPALSAEQFRQVFLSLEAKLREHSGNRSELARTVRDDCVAAGQPVSRSAVNFVIQGVVYAGGSLPDDMPARDLAAAWTRNVEELCRLALMEFDDAEKLALRRWAGGGLLES, encoded by the coding sequence ATGACGGAACCTCAACAACAGTCCAGGCGGCCCGGTATCCGCGCCGCGATGTTCGTTGACTTCGACAACGTCTACACGGGCCTGATGGCGTTGGACCCGGCCGCGGCCAAGAGATTCGCCGAGGATCCCAAGCACTGGACAGAGGCGCTGGCTGATGGCGGCGCAGGTGAGGAATCCCGGCGCTTCCTCATCCGCAACTGCTATCTCAATCCGGTGATCTACTCCAAGTACAGGCCGTACTGGACCAGGGCGGGCTTCCGCGTGATCGATTGCCCCTCCCTCACGCAACGGGGCAAGAGCAGCACCGACATCAATCTGGTGCTGGACGCGGTGGACGCACTGTCCGGTGCGGCACACGTCGAGGAATTCTTCATCGCGTCGGCGGACGCGGACTTCACCTCCCTGGTCCAGCGGTTCCGGGCGGCTGACCGCATGACCACCGTCATCGCTGCCGGTGCTGTGGCGTTCGCGTACCGGGAGATGGCGGACAGCGTAGTGGAGTCCCACGACTTCGTGGCAATCCTCAACGGAACCTCGGCCGGAATGCCCCGCATGGTGGCGTCTGCCGGACCTGGCGCCCCGCCCCGCACCGCACCAGGTGTCCCGAGGGCCGCGACGACGGCGGCCGACGAGGTCCGATCCTTGGTGCAGGCCGCGCCGGGCCCGGTCACCGGGGCAGTTGCGGCGCACAGGGCCCTGACCGCAGACCCGTCACTCAAGACCGATTGGGGCGGCTTCGGAAAGTTCGGGGCCTGGATCGCCCAGATCGGCCAGGGCGTTCAGTACTCGTCCACGCCGTCGCCCGGCTGGGTGTGGGACGCCAAGAGGTTTTCGCCGGAGCTCTCCTCGCTGGCACCCGCCGCCCGGCCGGCCATCGAGGAGCAGGTCACCCGGGTCACCGACGTGCCGGCGCTGTCTGCCGAACAGTTCCGGCAGGTTTTCCTGTCCCTGGAGGCGAAGTTGCGCGAGCACTCCGGCAACCGCAGCGAACTGGCACGGACCGTCCGGGATGACTGTGTTGCGGCCGGGCAGCCGGTGTCCCGCTCAGCCGTCAACTTCGTGATCCAAGGCGTGGTGTACGCGGGCGGATCCCTCCCGGACGACATGCCGGCGAGGGACCTCGCCGCTGCGTGGACACGGAATGTTGAAGAGCTGTGCCGCCTTGCCCTCATGGAGTTCGACGACGCGGAGAAGCTCGCGCTCCGGCGCTGGGCCGGCGGCGGGCTGCTGGAGAGCTAG
- a CDS encoding type I restriction endonuclease, with product MEFAEKLSALAAKVRQQRGVIQTEEATKNAFVMPFISTILGYDVFNPLEVVPEFIADVGLKKGEKIDYAIVKHGEVQILIECKKSTEPVKIEHASQLFRYFAVTNARIAILTNGEVYQFFTDLDAPNRMDAKPFLVLDLTDIDESLIPELQKLSKDVFDLDSIISAAGELKYIGELKRTLAAQFKEPEDEWVKFLTGRVYPGPYTQKVREQFTALVTKASKQFLNDQVNERLKKALGAPSFPQNEDATVAASVTSAPVAEADLAEADGLETTLEEIEGYQIVRAIVCSEVKPARVVQRDAKSYFAVLLDDNNRKPIARLHFNRSHQKYIGIFDDNKEETRVPISSLEEIYEHTEALRASVKSYL from the coding sequence ATGGAGTTTGCAGAAAAACTCTCAGCTTTGGCAGCAAAGGTGCGCCAACAGCGAGGTGTGATTCAAACCGAAGAGGCAACAAAGAATGCCTTCGTCATGCCATTCATTTCCACAATCCTGGGCTATGACGTCTTCAATCCGCTGGAAGTCGTTCCAGAGTTCATCGCGGACGTAGGCCTCAAGAAGGGCGAGAAGATCGACTACGCCATCGTCAAGCACGGCGAGGTGCAGATCCTGATTGAATGCAAAAAGTCCACTGAGCCAGTGAAAATCGAGCATGCATCCCAGCTTTTCCGGTACTTTGCCGTGACCAACGCCAGGATCGCAATTCTCACCAACGGCGAGGTGTACCAGTTCTTCACTGACCTCGATGCGCCAAACCGCATGGACGCCAAGCCGTTCCTGGTGCTGGATTTGACCGATATCGACGAGTCTCTGATACCGGAACTGCAAAAACTTTCCAAGGACGTTTTTGATCTCGACTCGATCATCAGCGCCGCCGGTGAATTGAAATACATTGGCGAACTCAAAAGGACACTGGCTGCACAGTTCAAGGAGCCGGAGGACGAGTGGGTCAAGTTCCTGACCGGTCGCGTGTATCCGGGCCCCTACACGCAGAAAGTACGGGAGCAGTTCACGGCGTTGGTAACCAAGGCGTCCAAGCAGTTCCTGAATGACCAGGTTAACGAGCGCCTGAAGAAAGCGCTGGGTGCTCCGAGTTTCCCGCAGAATGAGGACGCAACCGTGGCCGCCAGTGTCACCAGTGCACCTGTGGCTGAAGCAGACCTGGCCGAGGCCGACGGTTTGGAAACAACGCTCGAGGAAATCGAGGGATACCAGATCGTGCGGGCCATCGTCTGCAGCGAGGTGAAACCGGCTCGTGTGGTGCAGAGGGATGCCAAGTCCTATTTTGCGGTGCTGCTGGATGACAACAACCGCAAGCCGATCGCGCGCCTGCACTTCAACCGCAGTCATCAGAAATACATCGGAATATTCGACGACAACAAAGAAGAGACTCGCGTGCCCATTAGCTCGTTGGAAGAGATCTACGAGCACACGGAAGCACTCCGCGCGAGCGTAAAGAGCTACCTGTGA
- a CDS encoding LysR family transcriptional regulator gives MDIDPRRLRVLLAVARTGGVLAAADELGITPSAVSQQLNKLEDETGHALVVRTPKGSVLTPAGLAVAEAGEEIERALSVARARMEGGAKVAGVVRVGGFTSFIRTVVIPRLPGWRIRYPQLQIRIVEDDFPALMRLLRQRALDAVVVELDSTTAGPRSLSAGMIEEPLLDEPWKLVVPAGALLTTENVDLGRLPLPWIGVDSSAANASVVGRLRQSTGAPMETVHQYQDTLTALALVAAGEGVAIVPTLALSGINHDGVDVLDVPGLGTRRIVLRRFDRRRSAGTPVDTVARLLRESAAAFDTRSTS, from the coding sequence ATGGATATAGATCCGCGCCGACTGCGAGTTCTTCTTGCGGTTGCCCGCACGGGCGGAGTGCTCGCCGCGGCTGACGAACTAGGGATTACGCCGTCGGCCGTGTCCCAGCAGCTCAATAAATTGGAGGACGAGACGGGGCACGCGCTGGTGGTGCGCACACCCAAAGGCTCGGTTTTGACACCCGCAGGCCTGGCGGTAGCAGAAGCGGGCGAGGAGATCGAACGCGCACTCAGCGTCGCCCGCGCCCGAATGGAAGGCGGGGCCAAGGTCGCAGGGGTGGTGCGCGTGGGCGGATTCACCAGCTTTATTCGCACGGTGGTGATCCCGCGCCTGCCCGGGTGGCGCATCCGGTACCCGCAGCTACAGATCCGGATCGTTGAGGACGACTTCCCTGCCTTGATGCGGCTGCTCCGGCAGCGCGCGCTCGACGCCGTTGTGGTCGAGCTCGACTCGACGACGGCGGGGCCACGTTCACTGTCCGCCGGAATGATCGAGGAACCCCTACTGGACGAGCCCTGGAAACTGGTGGTTCCCGCCGGTGCCCTGCTGACCACCGAGAACGTCGACCTTGGCCGCCTGCCACTTCCGTGGATCGGCGTCGACTCCTCAGCCGCCAACGCTTCGGTCGTAGGCCGGCTCCGTCAGTCAACGGGCGCCCCGATGGAGACCGTGCATCAGTACCAGGACACACTGACCGCTCTCGCACTCGTCGCGGCGGGCGAGGGTGTCGCCATCGTGCCGACCTTGGCGTTGAGCGGCATCAACCATGACGGGGTGGACGTCCTCGACGTCCCCGGACTGGGCACGCGGCGCATCGTCCTGCGACGGTTCGACCGGCGACGGTCAGCCGGCACGCCCGTGGACACAGTCGCGCGCCTCCTACGGGAATCGGCGGCGGCGTTCGACACGCGGTCAACATCCTGA
- a CDS encoding aminoglycoside phosphotransferase family protein — MPPATVEVSDTVVHRLVRDQRPDLGDRPLARVANGWDNATFRLGDDLAVRLPRRPKAVSLILHEQHYLPDIARRSPVAVPVPVHAGRPTSHFPWPWSIVRWVPGAAAAEVAPAHRGPAAEGLALFLRSLHVPAETGVPVNPFRGVPLMDRAATVAERLGDRERYPQAAALRAVWAQTCAAKPWNGPAMMLHGDLHPGNILLADDGGLAGVIDFGDVGAGDPAVDLAVGWLMFDGGARHRFMGAYGPAVERDTWIRARGWALVLSTAMLSNSDDNPRMFTVGEFGIRQILEG; from the coding sequence ATGCCACCAGCTACAGTGGAGGTGAGCGACACCGTCGTCCATCGCCTAGTCCGGGACCAGCGGCCCGACCTCGGCGATCGTCCTTTGGCGCGGGTGGCGAATGGCTGGGACAACGCGACCTTCCGGCTCGGCGACGACCTGGCCGTGAGGCTGCCGCGCAGGCCGAAGGCCGTTTCGCTGATACTGCATGAACAGCACTACCTTCCCGACATCGCCCGCCGTTCCCCGGTTGCGGTTCCTGTGCCCGTCCATGCCGGCCGGCCGACGTCGCACTTTCCTTGGCCGTGGAGCATCGTGCGGTGGGTACCCGGAGCCGCAGCGGCCGAAGTCGCCCCGGCACACCGCGGGCCGGCCGCTGAAGGCCTGGCCCTTTTCCTCCGGTCCCTCCACGTGCCTGCCGAAACCGGCGTCCCGGTGAATCCTTTCCGCGGCGTGCCGCTGATGGACCGTGCCGCTACGGTGGCGGAACGGCTCGGGGACCGCGAACGCTACCCGCAGGCAGCAGCGCTGCGGGCGGTGTGGGCGCAGACCTGTGCCGCTAAACCCTGGAATGGTCCGGCGATGATGCTCCACGGGGACCTTCACCCGGGCAATATCCTGCTGGCGGACGACGGCGGGTTGGCCGGCGTCATCGATTTCGGCGACGTTGGGGCAGGGGACCCGGCCGTTGATCTTGCGGTGGGGTGGCTGATGTTCGACGGCGGCGCCCGCCACCGCTTCATGGGCGCCTATGGCCCCGCAGTGGAGAGGGACACCTGGATAAGGGCCCGGGGATGGGCTCTAGTCTTGTCCACCGCCATGCTGAGCAACTCCGATGACAATCCGCGGATGTTCACCGTGGGAGAGTTCGGGATCAGGCAGATTTTGGAAGGCTGA
- a CDS encoding TetR/AcrR family transcriptional regulator: protein MPAEPRTPGRRERNKQEKLDRITSAARELFSEYGVDEVTTQQIADKADVGTGTLFFYAKTKAELLLLVHNVKYAEAIDGGVTVAGATPDILDAIMAIVQPIVACNRVQIENGRTYLRELVFGDPDEYHHKVGLELTGRVDDAIAGILRRGGDRNEHDAAQLARIISAVMFINMTATVFTSLSDDSVVGNIRDQVRTLLGAQRKEAAAGHVAG, encoded by the coding sequence ATGCCTGCTGAACCTCGAACCCCCGGCCGTCGCGAGCGCAACAAGCAGGAGAAGCTCGATCGGATCACGTCCGCGGCCCGCGAACTGTTCAGCGAGTACGGCGTCGACGAGGTCACAACACAGCAGATCGCCGACAAAGCCGATGTGGGTACGGGAACGCTCTTCTTCTATGCGAAGACGAAGGCGGAGCTCCTCCTCCTGGTGCATAACGTCAAGTACGCCGAAGCCATTGACGGCGGGGTCACAGTTGCCGGTGCGACACCGGACATCCTGGACGCCATCATGGCCATCGTGCAGCCGATCGTGGCGTGCAACCGAGTACAGATCGAGAACGGCCGCACGTATCTTCGGGAGCTCGTCTTCGGCGATCCCGACGAATACCACCACAAGGTGGGGCTCGAACTGACCGGTCGGGTGGACGATGCGATCGCCGGAATTCTGCGCAGGGGTGGCGACAGGAACGAACACGATGCGGCCCAGCTGGCGAGGATCATCTCGGCCGTCATGTTCATCAACATGACGGCCACGGTTTTCACGAGTCTTAGTGACGACTCGGTCGTCGGGAACATCCGCGACCAGGTGCGGACACTTCTGGGCGCTCAGCGCAAAGAAGCCGCAGCCGGCCACGTCGCCGGATGA
- a CDS encoding YgjV family protein — translation MELLFEISGWAGAVAILSAYLAVSMGWLKAGKGFQTANLLGACAFIVNGAFHEAWPSVVTNIAWFLISAVALLRLRSRQGSPVAASEAPSVQFPGVPDTTGQLTIVEAPRAASFT, via the coding sequence ATGGAACTGCTGTTTGAAATTTCCGGCTGGGCAGGCGCGGTTGCGATACTCAGTGCGTACCTGGCTGTTTCCATGGGGTGGCTGAAGGCTGGCAAGGGCTTCCAGACCGCGAATCTGTTGGGGGCTTGTGCCTTCATTGTCAATGGTGCATTCCACGAAGCGTGGCCGTCTGTGGTCACCAATATCGCCTGGTTCCTCATTTCGGCGGTAGCGCTTCTTCGCCTGCGCTCCAGGCAGGGGTCGCCGGTGGCCGCTAGTGAGGCCCCGTCGGTGCAATTTCCTGGCGTCCCTGACACAACCGGCCAACTGACCATCGTTGAAGCGCCTCGAGCGGCCAGTTTTACTTAA
- a CDS encoding alpha/beta fold hydrolase — MSNHQGAGDRLIAAYKDSVTRTVTVGGDRIAFRDLGPRTGIPVVFFTHLSANLDNWDPRVVDGIAAQRRVITVDYRGVGGSTGAVRDSVEAMADDAVAFIRALGLDRVDILGFSLGGMIAQSLALRYPELVRKLVLAGTGPAGGDGIQNVTGIATRDLGRALLTFQDPKVFLFFTRTVNGKRSAREFLARLKERTAGRDRTITFRGYRAQLKAIHRWGLQKPDDLSVIRQPVLAVNGDNDRMVPTVNTEDLARRIPGSELIIYPDAGHGGIFQHHRSFVTQALEFLGR; from the coding sequence ATGAGCAATCACCAAGGCGCCGGGGACCGGCTGATCGCCGCGTACAAGGACTCGGTAACTCGTACTGTCACTGTCGGCGGAGACCGGATCGCCTTTCGCGACCTCGGGCCCCGCACCGGGATACCGGTGGTCTTCTTCACCCACCTCTCCGCCAATCTCGACAACTGGGATCCCCGCGTGGTTGATGGCATTGCCGCGCAGCGCCGGGTGATCACCGTCGACTACCGCGGCGTCGGAGGCTCGACGGGGGCCGTCCGCGACTCAGTCGAGGCGATGGCCGACGATGCAGTTGCGTTCATCAGGGCCCTCGGCTTGGATCGTGTCGATATTCTCGGCTTCTCCCTCGGGGGCATGATCGCGCAGAGTCTGGCACTCCGGTACCCGGAACTTGTCCGCAAACTCGTCCTCGCGGGGACGGGGCCTGCCGGCGGCGACGGCATCCAGAACGTGACAGGCATCGCCACCAGGGATCTTGGCCGCGCGCTGCTCACTTTTCAGGACCCGAAGGTATTCCTGTTCTTCACCCGGACCGTGAACGGTAAACGGTCAGCGCGGGAGTTTCTCGCCCGCCTCAAGGAGCGGACAGCCGGCCGCGACCGTACGATTACGTTCCGTGGATATCGCGCCCAGCTGAAAGCGATCCATCGCTGGGGGCTGCAGAAACCCGACGATCTGTCGGTCATTCGCCAGCCGGTTCTGGCCGTGAACGGCGACAACGACCGGATGGTCCCCACGGTCAATACGGAGGACCTTGCCAGGCGCATCCCCGGCAGCGAGCTCATCATCTATCCCGATGCCGGCCACGGCGGCATCTTCCAGCACCACCGCAGCTTCGTCACACAGGCGCTCGAATTCTTGGGCCGATAG
- a CDS encoding HNH endonuclease signature motif containing protein gives MEGRAVAETLEAMEASLAAMAALAGSGAGKVASTGADPLQDEADACLDGLAAAARVEAGMAALKVHFAAGYAHASAAMAAPAASPQERSAQAMAVIAEVACALTVSERSAAALLAESATLTTALPLTLSALQSGSISWQHARVMCDETSGLDPAAAAALEAHFLDPEAPFAARGCPAAELVPGRFRAKARSWRERHHPVSIEARHSKGVQDRRLEYAPDRDGMAWLSAYVTADVAASVWSRATEAARALQGPAESRTLTQLRADVAADWLLAGVAEGTPSPKAQVLVTVPVLSLLGAGTEPATLDGYGPIPPSMARRLVGDGAGSFLRVLTDPRSGAPLEIGRTSYRVPKAMRHWLRLRDGRCPFPGCNNHSLDNEADHLLAWSEGGGTGITNLGQPCRRHHRLKHTTAWRPVDATRDQPPSWISPAGRSYPSEQQDWEPPDWPDVLASTSGPGGTGPPFPVDPLPDWALFIAA, from the coding sequence ATGGAAGGCAGAGCAGTTGCGGAGACGTTGGAGGCCATGGAGGCCTCTCTCGCTGCCATGGCTGCACTTGCCGGTAGCGGGGCCGGGAAGGTCGCCTCGACCGGTGCTGACCCCCTTCAGGACGAAGCGGACGCTTGCCTGGACGGGCTGGCTGCGGCTGCCCGGGTGGAAGCCGGCATGGCCGCGCTGAAAGTGCACTTCGCCGCCGGATACGCCCACGCTTCCGCAGCCATGGCCGCTCCGGCCGCTTCCCCGCAGGAGCGCAGCGCCCAGGCAATGGCGGTGATAGCAGAGGTGGCCTGTGCCCTGACCGTGAGTGAAAGATCGGCGGCGGCCTTGTTGGCGGAGTCAGCCACCCTGACCACCGCGTTGCCCCTGACGCTGTCAGCGCTGCAGTCAGGGAGCATTTCGTGGCAGCACGCACGGGTGATGTGTGATGAAACATCCGGTCTGGACCCCGCCGCTGCTGCTGCCTTGGAGGCCCATTTCCTGGACCCCGAAGCTCCCTTTGCTGCGCGTGGCTGCCCGGCGGCAGAGCTGGTGCCGGGCAGGTTCCGGGCCAAAGCGCGGAGCTGGCGCGAGCGGCATCATCCTGTAAGCATCGAAGCACGCCACAGCAAGGGCGTGCAGGACCGTCGGCTGGAATATGCCCCGGACCGGGACGGCATGGCCTGGCTCTCGGCCTATGTGACTGCGGACGTGGCCGCGTCTGTTTGGTCCCGTGCCACGGAAGCCGCGCGTGCCCTGCAGGGGCCCGCCGAATCCAGAACGCTGACCCAGCTCCGTGCGGACGTCGCCGCTGACTGGCTGCTGGCGGGGGTGGCTGAAGGAACGCCGTCACCCAAGGCGCAGGTCCTGGTGACCGTTCCGGTGTTGTCGCTGCTGGGTGCCGGCACGGAACCGGCCACGCTGGATGGGTATGGTCCCATTCCGCCGAGCATGGCCCGCCGGCTTGTCGGGGATGGTGCCGGATCATTCCTGCGCGTGCTCACCGATCCGCGCAGCGGAGCGCCGCTGGAGATCGGACGCACCAGCTACCGGGTTCCGAAGGCGATGCGCCATTGGTTGCGGCTCCGGGACGGCCGGTGCCCCTTTCCCGGCTGCAACAACCATTCCTTGGATAATGAAGCAGACCATCTGCTGGCCTGGTCCGAGGGAGGCGGCACCGGCATCACCAACCTGGGCCAGCCATGCCGGAGGCACCACCGACTCAAACACACCACAGCATGGAGGCCGGTTGACGCCACCCGGGACCAGCCGCCCAGCTGGATCTCTCCCGCGGGACGCTCCTATCCCAGCGAACAACAGGACTGGGAACCGCCCGACTGGCCGGACGTACTTGCCAGTACATCCGGTCCCGGAGGGACCGGGCCACCATTTCCGGTGGATCCCTTGCCTGACTGGGCACTATTCATCGCGGCGTAG
- a CDS encoding SCO1664 family protein, with amino-acid sequence MSGRELTLLGEGRVELLGRIPRSSNQTFLVRVSCGDDSAYAVYKPEAGERPLSDFEPGLYRRERAAYLLSESLAWGLVPPTVIRGEAPLGIGSLQWFIEGDFREHYFTLYADSPETHRDLSQIALFDYVANNTDRKSGHVLRGHDGRVWGIDHGLCFSAGFKLRTVIWDFAGDPIPETLLEDIAPLADAAPPEVAELLDDAEVAALKHRVQRLLRERVLPVDRTGMRYPWPLV; translated from the coding sequence GTGTCCGGCCGGGAGCTGACGCTGCTCGGCGAGGGCCGGGTCGAGCTGCTCGGACGCATCCCGCGCAGCAGCAACCAGACGTTCCTCGTCCGGGTCTCCTGCGGGGACGACTCGGCCTATGCGGTCTACAAGCCGGAGGCCGGGGAACGGCCGCTGTCCGATTTCGAGCCCGGGCTGTACCGGCGGGAACGCGCGGCGTACCTGCTCAGCGAGTCCCTGGCGTGGGGGCTTGTGCCGCCGACGGTGATCCGCGGGGAAGCCCCCTTGGGGATCGGTTCGCTGCAGTGGTTCATCGAGGGCGACTTCAGGGAGCATTACTTCACTCTGTACGCTGACTCACCCGAGACCCACCGCGACTTGTCGCAGATCGCCCTGTTCGATTACGTCGCCAACAACACCGACCGCAAAAGCGGGCACGTGCTGCGCGGCCATGACGGACGGGTGTGGGGCATCGACCACGGGCTGTGCTTCTCGGCGGGTTTCAAACTGCGCACCGTGATCTGGGACTTCGCGGGCGATCCCATACCGGAGACCCTGCTCGAGGACATCGCCCCGCTCGCCGATGCCGCGCCTCCCGAGGTGGCCGAGCTCCTCGACGACGCGGAGGTCGCGGCCCTGAAGCACCGCGTGCAGCGCTTGCTGCGCGAACGGGTGCTGCCCGTTGACCGCACCGGCATGCGGTACCCGTGGCCGCTCGTCTAA
- a CDS encoding SDR family oxidoreductase, whose translation MPSLDGAAVLVTGANGGIGTEFVHQAVARGAAKVYATARTPKDWDDDRVVPLKLDINSPVSRAAAALAAKDVTVLINNAGMYIDGDSILNLSEGQIRETMETNFFGPVLLAQAFAPVLTSHPESVIVDMHSVASWHAWGGAYSAAKAALWSATNSLRLELAPKGTHVVGVHVGYVDTAMAAHATGPKMQPADLVRITFDAVEAGDFEVIADELTSAVKAALSAPIPALYPELIGPASAEIRANVKGEDK comes from the coding sequence ATGCCATCACTAGACGGAGCCGCTGTGCTCGTCACCGGCGCCAACGGCGGAATCGGCACGGAGTTTGTACATCAGGCCGTCGCCCGAGGCGCTGCGAAGGTGTACGCGACGGCGCGAACCCCGAAAGACTGGGATGACGACCGCGTCGTGCCGTTGAAGCTCGACATCAACAGCCCGGTGTCCCGCGCTGCCGCCGCCCTGGCCGCGAAAGATGTCACGGTCCTCATCAACAACGCCGGCATGTACATTGACGGCGACTCCATCCTGAACCTTTCCGAAGGGCAGATACGCGAGACGATGGAGACGAACTTCTTCGGTCCCGTCCTGCTCGCCCAGGCGTTCGCGCCAGTTCTGACATCGCATCCGGAATCCGTGATCGTGGACATGCACTCGGTCGCGAGCTGGCATGCCTGGGGCGGCGCATACAGTGCCGCGAAGGCCGCACTGTGGTCGGCCACGAACTCCCTCCGCCTCGAGCTCGCCCCCAAGGGCACGCATGTGGTCGGCGTGCATGTGGGATATGTCGACACGGCAATGGCCGCACACGCTACCGGACCGAAAATGCAGCCCGCCGACCTCGTGCGCATCACCTTCGACGCTGTCGAAGCAGGCGATTTCGAGGTGATCGCTGACGAGCTGACCTCAGCCGTCAAAGCCGCTCTCAGCGCCCCGATCCCCGCGCTTTACCCGGAGCTTATCGGCCCCGCCTCTGCAGAAATCCGGGCCAACGTGAAGGGGGAAGACAAGTGA